Proteins from a genomic interval of Schistocerca piceifrons isolate TAMUIC-IGC-003096 chromosome 3, iqSchPice1.1, whole genome shotgun sequence:
- the LOC124789064 gene encoding uncharacterized protein LOC124789064, with amino-acid sequence MLAGYEERWQERWHVSWLTAGTLAGWLDRWQERWLAGRNAGWPAGLLAGMLAGRQERWTPIRNPGRNAGRYAGWPSASVAGWQEHWQENWQDRWPAGRYATATLAGILAGWQERWQERCLASRKAGTNAGWPAGMLGRMLAAMLSGWQEVKLQRWQ; translated from the coding sequence ATGCTGGCTGGTTATGAGGaacgctggcaggaacgctggcacGTAAGCTGGTTGACGGCAgggacgctggctggctggctggatcgctggcaggaacgctggctagCCGGCAGAAACGCTGGCTGGCCTGCAGGATTGCTGGCAGGAATGCTGGCTGGCCGGCAGGAACGCTGGACGCCTATCAGGAACcctggcaggaacgctggcaggTATGCTGGTTGGCCATCTGCATCagtggctggctggcaggaacacTGGCAAGAAAACTGGCAGGACCGCTGGCCAGCAGGCAGGTATGCCACAGCAACGCTGGCAGGAATACTGGCTGGTTGGCAGGAACGTTGGCAGGAGCGCTGTCTGGCTAGCAGGAAAGCTGGCACTAATGCTGGCTGGCCGGCAGGAATGCTGGGAAGAATGTTGGCTGCAATGCTATCTGGCTGGCAGGAAGTCAAGCTGCAACGCTGGCAGTAA
- the LOC124789065 gene encoding uncharacterized protein LOC124789065 produces MSAGTWQERWVAGMNAATLAECWQKSWQESWLDGWTTGWLAGTLAGTLAGSLAGWQEHWLEYWLAVRIAGRNAGRNAGRIAGWLAGTLARILVGCQDRWQQYWLAGCSAGWLAGRLAGQQECWEDTGSNAIWLEATLAGTLGGWQECCLAGRNAGRNAGSNAIYLARLPAGTLAGTLCGQH; encoded by the coding sequence ATGTCGGCAGGAACCTGGCAGGAACGCTGGGTGGCTGGCATGAATGCTGCCACCCTGGCAGAATGCTGGCAGAAATCCTGGCAGGAAAGCTGGCTGGACGGCTGGaccactggctggctggcaggaacgctggcaggaacgctggcaggatcgctggctggctggcaggaacacTGGCTAGAATACTGGTTGGCTGTCAGGatcgctggcaggaacgctggcaggaacgctggcaggatcgctggctggctggcaggaacacTGGCTAGAATACTGGTTGGCTGTCAGGATCGCTGGCAGCaatactggctggctggctgcagtgctggctggctggcaggaaggCTGGCTGGCCAGCAGGAATGCTGGGAGGACACTGGCAGCAATGCTATCTGGCTGGAGGCAACCCTGGCAGGAACGCTGGGTGGCTGGCAGGAATGCTGCCTGGCTGGCAGGaatgctggcaggaacgctggcagcAACGCTATCTACCTGGCAAGATTGCCGGCAGGAACCCTGGCAGGAACGCTGTGTGGCCAGCACTAA
- the LOC124789067 gene encoding transcriptional regulatory protein AlgP-like has product MDNQPSVPASAPAGSLRSCWPASVPAGQTAFLPASQRSCQRSCQPTNIPASNPSSVLASVYASQPAFLPASQRSCQRSCQPASVPAGQPAFLLASQGVCQRSCQTASFLPALLLASQCSASIADSELSFLPASQHACQYSSQHSCQPASVPTGQPAFLQAFLPASQLSFLRSSQRCCRTASVPASVPASIPGIIPASQPSFLQRSCQPASIPAGPPAFLAAYLLASRRSCPYYCQRSCQIASVPAGQPAFLPVFMIASQRSCRPASIPASVLAGQPGFLLASHGSCQRFC; this is encoded by the exons ATGGACAACCAGC CCAGTGTTCCTGCCAGCGCTCCTGCTGGCAGCCTGCGTTCCTGCtggccagccagcgttcctgccggCCAGACAGCGTTCCTCCCAGCCAGTCAGCGCtcctgccagcgttcctgccagccaacCAATATTCCTGCCAGCAATCCTTCCAGTGTTCTTGCCAGCGTAtatgccagccagccagcgttcctgccggccagccagcgttcctgccagcgttcctgccagccagccagtgtTCCTGCtggccagccagcgttcctgctggCCAGCCAGGGTGtctgccagcgttcctgccagacTGCCAGCTTCCTCCCAGCGTTACTGCTGGCCAGCCAGTGTTCTGCCAGCATTGCTGATAGCGAGTTatcgttcctgccagccagccaacATGCCTGCCAGTATTCCTCCCAGCATTCCTGCCAGCCGGCCAGCGTACCTACTGGCCAGCCAGCATTCCTGCAAgcattcctgccagccagccagctttCTTTCCTGCGTTCCTCCCAGCGTTGCTGCCGGACAGCCAGTGTtcctgccagcgttcctgccagcattCCTGGCATTATTCCTGCCAGTCAGCCATCGTTCctgcagcgttcctgccagccagccagcattcCCGCTGGCCCACCAGCGTTCCTGGCAGCGTACCTGCTAGCCAGCCGGCGGTCCTGCCCGTATTactgccagcgttcctgccagatAGCCAGTGTTCCAGCCGGCCAGCCAGCATTCCTGCCAGTGTTCATGatagccagccagcgttcctgccggCCAGCCAGCATTCCTGCCAGCGTTCTAGCAGGCCAGCCAGGGTTTCTGCTTGCCAGCCATGGTTCCTGCCAGCGTTTCTGCTGA